In Rhinolophus sinicus isolate RSC01 chromosome X, ASM3656204v1, whole genome shotgun sequence, a single genomic region encodes these proteins:
- the LOC109439301 gene encoding protein BEX1 isoform X2, whose protein sequence is MASKEEQAVKNLNMEKANQDNKKQDEKEQNANKGEPLALPLEAGEYCVPRGNRRRFRVRQPILQYRWDVIQRLGDPQARMGEENMERVGEEMRQLRQKLREKQLSHSLRAVSTDPPRHGHHDEFCLMP, encoded by the coding sequence ATGGCGTCCAAAGAGGAACAAGCAGTAAAAAATCTCAACATGGAAAAGGCCAACCAGGACAATAAAAAACAGGATGAAAAGGAGCAAAATGCTAATAAAGGAGAGCCCTTGGCCCTCCCTTTGGAAGCTGGTGAATATTGTGTACCTAGAGGAAATCGTAGGCGGTTCCGTGTTAGGCAGCCCATCCTGCAGTATAGATGGGATGTGATTCAAAGGCTTGGAGATCCACAGGCAAGGATGGGAGAAGAGAATATGGAAAGGGTTGGGGAGGAGATGAGACAACTCAGGCAAAAGCTGAGGGAAAAGCAACTGAGTCATAGTCTGCGGGCAGTTAGCACTGACCCCCCTCGCCATGGCCATCACGATGAGTTTTGCCTTATGCCTTGA
- the LOC109439301 gene encoding uncharacterized protein LOC109439301 isoform X1: protein MESTGSRQNSRWKEACPGSLGGKRQVPREAEGMANRPLRRYSPSPAAEKGPGIHKGGTAIGPRLVLLKGSRGQGRLPAEGSSRPPGAGEGRDGGVAARSDEGLSRDRPTLSLARLAPASDPAIARSLLASAPGGPEGVLAGGGPESRRRRRRGTSPLQVCGSKCPGGAPAARIGRKTRRQG, encoded by the exons ATGGAGAGCACTGGCAGCAGACAGAACAGCAGGTGGAAGGAGGCGTGTCCCGGGAGCTTGGGAGGGAAGAGGCAAGTCCCCAGAGAAGCGGAGGGAATGGCCAACAGGCCCCTGAGAAGATATAGCCCATCCCCGGCAGCAGAGAAAGGCCCAGGAATACACAAAGGAGGGACAGCGATAGGGCCCAGGCTGGTGCTGTTAAAAGGGAGCCGGGGGCAGGGCCGGTTGCCGGCCGAGGGCTCTTCCAGACCCCCCGGAGCAGGAGAGGGGCGGGACGGGGGCGTCGCCGCTCGCAGTGACGAGGGACTCTCACGTGACCGACCAACGCTGAGTCTGGCGCGCCTCGCTCCAGCGTCAGACCCGGCCATCGCTCGCTCCCTTCTGGCGTCTGCTCCGGGTGGCCCTGAGGGCGTGCTGGCCGGGGGTGGCCCCGAGAGTAGGAGGCGGAGGCGCAGGGGGACCAG ccctctgcAGGTCTGCGGGTCCAAGTGTCCGGGCGGCGCACCCGCGGCGAGAATCGGGAGGAAGACGAGACGGCAAGGATAG